In Zalophus californianus isolate mZalCal1 chromosome 17, mZalCal1.pri.v2, whole genome shotgun sequence, one DNA window encodes the following:
- the DMRTC2 gene encoding doublesex- and mab-3-related transcription factor C2, with the protein MEGNETPTVHPCASDSATGGEIRAPPGTELVPRRAVSRSPTCARCRNHGVTAHLKGHKRLCLFQACECHKCVLILERRRVMAAQVALRRQQEAQLKRHLAQGLLRRGAAPPKAPSHAKKGATQPGVPPGKENIAPQPQTPHGAVPLALTPPGKDNSRGPRLLSRPPEALPLSWTPVPPGAWAPGHWLPPGFSVPPPVVCHLLCQEPTVPLHPSPGFDPGTSLRLPTHGPLPTCPGSRPILMAPLSGESQGPSALPRACSTLILQPCGTPDPLLLQPQAPGASRLAWTSAPSERQLQREAAEALVDLKGSSQAPRLTSSVPPNPAWISLLHPCGPPAPAGGRGFQPVGPSLRPSPAPSVALHIGRLGSISLLS; encoded by the exons ATGGAAGGCAACGAAACGCCCACTGTCCACCCCTGTGCCTCTGATTCTGCCACAGGGGGTGAGATCAGAGCCCCTCCAGGCACTGAGCTTGTCCCCAGGAGAGCTGTCAGTCGCTCTCCAACCTGTGCCCGCTGCCGAAACCACGGCGTCACTGCCCACCTCAAGGGCCACAAGCGCCTGTGCCTCTTTCAGGCTTGCGAGTGTCACAAATGTGTCCTCATCTT GGAGCGCCGGAGGGTCATGGCTGCCCAGGTGGCCTTGCGTAGGCAACAGGAGGCACAGCTAAAGAGGCATCTGGCTCAGGGACTGCTGAGGAGAGGGGCGGCTCCTCCCAAAGCTCCTAGCCATGCCAAGAAGGGAGCCACTCAACCAGGGGTCCCCC CTGGAAAGGAGAACATAGCACCCCAGCCTCAGACACCCCATGGGGCAGTCCCACTGGCACTGACACCCCCTGGGAAG GATAACTCCCGGGGGCCTCGGCTGCTCAGCCGTCCCCCGGAAGCCTTGCCTTTGTCCTGGACTCCAGTGCCTCCAGGCGCTTGGGCTCCTGGACACTGGCTGCCTCCAGGCTTTTCCGTGCCACCTCCTGTGGTATGCCACTTGCTATGTCAAGAACCTACAGTCCCTCTGCATCCCTCTCCTG GCTTTGACCCTGGCACTTCCCTCCGGCTGCCCACTCACGGGCCCCTCCCAACCTGCCCAGGATCTCGTCCGATACTGATGGCTCCTCTTTCTGGAGAATCCCAAgggccctctgccctgccccgcGC ATGCTCAACTCTGATACTCCAGCCCTGTGGCACCCCAGACCCTCTTCTGCTACAGCCACAG GCCCCCGGAGCTTCTCGCCTGGCCTGGACCTCTGCCCCCTCAGAGCGGCAGCTGCAGCGGGAGGCAGCTGAGGCTCTTGTGGATCTGAAAGGTTCTTCCCAGGCTCCCCGCCTGACCTCTTCTGTGCCCCCCAACCCTGCCTGGATCTCCCTGCTCCACCCCTGTGGCCCACCAG CTCCCGCTGGAGGAAGAGGATTCCAGCCTGTTGGCCCCTCTCTCCgacccagcccagccccctctgTGGCTCTGCATATTGGGCGTCTGGGCTCTATCTCCCTCCTAAGCTAG